Proteins from a genomic interval of Ignavibacteriota bacterium:
- the nadD gene encoding nicotinate (nicotinamide) nucleotide adenylyltransferase, whose amino-acid sequence MLETVGIFGGTFDPIHFGHLITAQMVLEKRNLSKIIFVPSYISPHKMNYNYSDPLHRLEMTKLAVESNPNFEVSDFEINRDEISYSYNTLLEFSKTFENIELIIGFDNLVTFDTWYKAEEIIKIAKLVVLKRVYNKEIKSSHKFFGEAEFIDTPTIEISSTDIRKRISQKSTVDYFLPKCVLEYIKNNNLYFSVK is encoded by the coding sequence ATATTGGAAACTGTTGGAATTTTTGGCGGAACATTCGACCCTATTCATTTTGGTCATTTAATAACGGCGCAAATGGTTCTTGAAAAAAGAAATTTATCGAAAATTATTTTTGTACCGAGTTATATCTCTCCGCATAAAATGAATTATAATTATTCCGATCCTTTGCACAGATTGGAAATGACCAAACTCGCGGTTGAATCAAATCCAAATTTTGAAGTTTCGGATTTTGAGATAAATCGTGACGAAATTTCTTATTCTTACAATACGCTTTTGGAATTTTCTAAAACGTTTGAAAATATAGAATTAATAATCGGTTTTGATAATTTGGTGACATTTGATACTTGGTATAAAGCGGAAGAGATAATTAAAATTGCAAAACTTGTTGTACTAAAAAGAGTTTATAATAAAGAAATTAAAAGTAGTCATAAATTTTTTGGCGAAGCCGAATTTATTGATACACCAACTATAGAAATTTCTTCCACAGATATTAGAAAGAGAATTTCGCAAAAATCTACCGTAGATTATTTTCTTCCAAAATGCGTCTTGGAATACATAAAAAATAATAATTTATATTTCTCGGTTAAATGA
- the meaB gene encoding methylmalonyl Co-A mutase-associated GTPase MeaB, whose product MIKFDNLISEIAKRNKRAISKAISLIENENPNAEIFLKEIHSFIGDSYKIGITGPPGAGKSTVTNEIIKKILNENKSVGIIAVDPTSPFTGGAVLGDRIRMNETGINSKVFIRSMATRGSLGGLNKKAVDAADVLDCAKFDYIIFETVGVGQSELDIAKAADTTLVVLVPESGDSVQAMKAGLMEIADIFVMNKCDRPGSENAVNSLQTILNLKDHNEFSYLPKILKCIATQSVGINEIFTEIENHKNYLMKFDKLKKKRIVNLIDRIKDITENSISSKIWNDTETIELLDSLIQKNESPYHIADLILQKIKFQ is encoded by the coding sequence ATGATAAAATTTGATAATCTTATATCGGAAATAGCAAAGCGAAATAAGCGGGCAATTTCCAAGGCAATTTCATTGATTGAAAATGAAAATCCAAACGCGGAAATATTTCTGAAAGAAATTCATTCATTTATTGGAGACTCTTATAAAATTGGAATTACAGGTCCACCGGGAGCCGGAAAATCAACTGTAACAAATGAAATTATTAAGAAAATTTTAAATGAAAACAAATCCGTAGGAATTATTGCGGTTGATCCGACAAGTCCATTTACGGGCGGAGCGGTTTTGGGCGATAGAATAAGAATGAACGAAACCGGCATCAATTCCAAAGTTTTTATAAGAAGCATGGCAACACGAGGTAGTCTTGGCGGATTAAATAAAAAAGCCGTTGATGCCGCGGATGTTTTAGACTGCGCAAAATTCGACTATATAATTTTCGAAACTGTTGGTGTCGGACAATCGGAACTTGACATTGCCAAAGCCGCCGATACTACATTGGTTGTACTTGTTCCGGAATCCGGAGATTCGGTTCAGGCCATGAAAGCAGGGTTAATGGAAATTGCCGATATTTTTGTAATGAACAAATGTGACAGACCCGGTTCGGAAAATGCGGTAAATTCTTTGCAAACCATATTGAATTTGAAAGATCATAATGAATTTTCTTATCTTCCAAAAATTTTAAAATGCATTGCGACACAATCTGTCGGCATAAATGAAATATTTACGGAAATAGAAAATCACAAAAACTATTTAATGAAATTTGATAAGCTGAAAAAAAAGAGAATTGTAAACTTAATTGATAGAATTAAAGACATTACCGAAAACAGCATATCCTCAAAAATTTGGAATGACACAGAAACAATTGAATTATTAGATTCTTTAATACAAAAAAATGAATCTCCATATCACATTGCAGATTTAATTTTACAGAAGATTAAATTCCAATAA